In Rhodococcus rhodochrous, a single genomic region encodes these proteins:
- the argF gene encoding ornithine carbamoyltransferase, with protein MLRHFLRDDDLTPAEQTEVLELAAELKKAPLSRRPLEGPLSIAVLFDKTSTRTRFSFDAGIAQLGGHAIVVDTGSTQIGKGETLEDTARMFSRFTEAVVWRTYGQDRIETLAEHSTVPVVNALTDTFHPCQILADLQTIRENKGATAGLRMTYFGDGANNMAHSLMLGGVTAGMHVTIASPTGFTPDPQVVAASRARAEETGGSVTVTDDPRTGATGADVLVTDTWVSMGQEDDGKDREAPFRPFQLNDDLVSLADTDAIVLHCLPAYRGKEITAEVIDGPRSVVWDEAENRLHAQKALLVWLLEQGRS; from the coding sequence GTGCTCCGCCATTTCCTGCGCGACGACGACCTCACCCCGGCCGAACAGACCGAGGTGCTCGAACTCGCCGCCGAACTGAAGAAGGCACCGCTGTCCCGCCGCCCCCTCGAAGGGCCCCTCAGCATCGCCGTACTCTTCGACAAGACCTCCACCCGCACCCGCTTCTCCTTCGACGCCGGCATCGCCCAGCTCGGCGGACACGCCATCGTCGTCGACACCGGCTCCACCCAGATCGGCAAGGGCGAGACCCTCGAGGACACCGCCCGGATGTTCTCCCGGTTCACCGAAGCGGTCGTGTGGCGCACCTACGGCCAGGACCGCATCGAGACGCTCGCCGAGCACTCGACGGTGCCCGTCGTCAACGCACTCACCGACACCTTCCACCCCTGCCAGATCCTCGCCGACCTGCAGACCATCCGCGAGAACAAGGGCGCCACCGCGGGCCTGCGGATGACCTACTTCGGCGACGGCGCCAACAACATGGCGCACTCGCTGATGCTCGGTGGCGTCACCGCCGGAATGCATGTGACCATCGCGTCCCCGACCGGGTTCACCCCCGACCCGCAGGTGGTCGCCGCGAGCCGTGCACGGGCAGAGGAGACCGGCGGCAGCGTCACCGTCACCGACGACCCGCGCACCGGAGCCACCGGCGCCGACGTGCTCGTCACCGACACCTGGGTGTCGATGGGGCAGGAGGACGACGGCAAGGACCGCGAAGCGCCCTTCCGGCCCTTCCAGCTGAACGACGACCTCGTCTCCCTCGCCGACACCGACGCGATCGTGCTGCACTGCCTGCCCGCCTATCGCGGCAAGGAGATCACCGCCGAGGTCATCGACGGACCGCGGTCGGTGGTGTGGGACGAGGCCGAGAACCGTCTCCACGCACAGAAGGCCCTGCTCGTGTGGCTGCTCGAGCAGGGCCGGAGCTGA
- a CDS encoding argininosuccinate synthase, which yields MAERVVLAYSGGLDTSVAISWIGKETGKEVVAVAIDLGQGGEDMEVVRQRALDCGAVESIVVDAKDEFANEYCLPTVQANALYMDRYPLVSAISRPLIVKHIVQAAREHGGTVVSHGCTGKGNDQVRFEVGFGALAPDLQVIAPVRDYAWTREKAIAFAEEHGLPINVTKRSPFSIDQNVWGRAVETGFLEDLWNAPTKDVYDYTEDPTAHWQAPDELIIAFEAGRPVAIDGKHVTVLEAIQELNRRAGAQGVGRLDMVEDRLVGIKSREIYEAPGAIALITAHQELEHVTLERELGRYKRRVEERWSELVYDGLWYSPLKTALDAFIKHTQERVTGEIRMVLHGGHITVNGRRSPESLYDFNLATYDEGDSFDQSNAKGFVQIHGLSSKVAAKRDLGL from the coding sequence ATGGCCGAACGCGTCGTACTCGCCTATTCGGGCGGGCTGGACACCTCCGTCGCCATCAGCTGGATCGGCAAGGAGACCGGCAAGGAGGTCGTCGCCGTGGCCATCGACCTCGGCCAGGGTGGCGAGGACATGGAGGTCGTGCGTCAGCGCGCTCTCGACTGCGGTGCCGTCGAATCGATCGTCGTCGATGCCAAGGACGAGTTCGCCAACGAGTACTGCCTGCCCACCGTCCAGGCCAACGCGCTCTACATGGATCGCTACCCGCTCGTCTCGGCCATCAGCCGCCCGCTGATCGTCAAGCACATCGTGCAGGCCGCCCGCGAGCACGGCGGCACCGTCGTCTCCCACGGCTGCACCGGCAAGGGCAACGACCAGGTCCGCTTCGAGGTCGGCTTCGGTGCCCTCGCCCCCGACCTCCAGGTCATCGCCCCGGTCCGCGACTACGCCTGGACCCGCGAGAAGGCCATCGCCTTCGCCGAGGAGCACGGCCTGCCCATCAACGTCACCAAGCGTTCGCCGTTCTCCATCGACCAGAACGTCTGGGGCCGCGCCGTCGAGACCGGCTTCCTCGAGGACCTGTGGAACGCCCCCACCAAGGACGTCTACGACTACACCGAGGACCCCACCGCCCACTGGCAGGCACCCGACGAGCTGATCATCGCCTTCGAGGCAGGTCGCCCCGTCGCGATCGACGGCAAGCACGTCACCGTCCTCGAGGCCATCCAGGAACTCAACCGCCGCGCCGGCGCTCAGGGTGTGGGCCGCCTCGACATGGTCGAGGACCGCCTCGTCGGCATCAAGAGCCGCGAGATCTACGAGGCCCCCGGCGCCATCGCTCTCATCACCGCACACCAGGAACTCGAGCATGTCACCCTCGAGCGCGAACTCGGCCGCTACAAGCGTCGCGTCGAAGAGCGCTGGAGCGAGCTGGTGTACGACGGCCTGTGGTACTCCCCGCTGAAGACCGCCCTCGACGCCTTCATCAAGCACACCCAGGAACGCGTCACCGGCGAGATCCGCATGGTGCTCCACGGCGGACACATCACCGTCAACGGTCGCCGCAGCCCCGAGTCGCTGTACGACTTCAACCTCGCCACCTACGACGAGGGCGACAGCTTCGACCAGTCCAACGCCAAGGGCTTCGTGCAGATCCACGGCCTGTCGTCGAAGGTCGCCGCGAAGCGCGATCTGGGCCTGTAG
- a CDS encoding arginine repressor, with protein sequence MSTAANHADSAATAPTRAARQARIVALLATHPVRSHTELAALLAEDGIEVSTATLSRDLEELGAVKLRAADGGAGVYVVPEDGSPVRGVTGGTDRLSRLLGELLVSTDASGNIAVLRTPPGAAHYLASALDRASLPEVVGTIAGDDTIAVIAREPTTGAELAAKIESLT encoded by the coding sequence GTGAGCACCGCGGCGAACCATGCGGACAGTGCAGCGACCGCGCCGACGCGCGCGGCGCGGCAGGCCCGTATCGTCGCGCTGCTCGCCACACACCCGGTGCGCAGCCACACCGAACTCGCCGCTCTGCTCGCCGAGGACGGCATCGAGGTGTCCACCGCCACCCTGTCCCGCGACCTCGAAGAACTCGGTGCCGTCAAGCTCCGCGCGGCCGACGGGGGCGCCGGGGTGTACGTCGTCCCGGAGGACGGCAGCCCCGTGCGCGGCGTGACCGGAGGCACCGACCGCCTGTCCCGGTTACTCGGCGAACTGCTGGTGTCCACCGACGCCAGCGGCAACATCGCCGTGCTGCGTACCCCGCCCGGGGCAGCGCACTATCTGGCCAGTGCACTCGATCGGGCATCATTACCCGAGGTGGTCGGAACGATCGCCGGCGACGACACCATCGCGGTCATCGCCCGCGAACCGACGACGGGAGCCGAACTGGCCGCGAAAATCGAATCACTCACCTGA